GGCAGTGCGGTTGTTTCGGGAGAGAATTCGAGAAATTTTAGAGAGTCAGTCAAAATAAGGTTTAGATCCAAGGTTTTTCGGGAGTAGGAGTGCGATCGCGAACATCTGCAAAAATGTCATCAGGAATCTAAGTCCATGGATTCCGAAATTATTCTGGAGCGAAAGGTATCGAAAGCATCTAAGACACCTTCAGATTTAGCGGAAATGATTTTGGACACCGGTCGATCGCCTTGGAAAACGAGAAAAGTTTCTCCTGCTTGAGCGCGTTGGAGATAGCTTGTCAAGTCTT
This is a stretch of genomic DNA from Roseofilum capinflatum BLCC-M114. It encodes these proteins:
- a CDS encoding type II toxin-antitoxin system Phd/YefM family antitoxin, with amino-acid sequence MNKITLEEITQDLTSYLQRAQAGETFLVFQGDRPVSKIISAKSEGVLDAFDTFRSRIISESMDLDS